A window from Toxoplasma gondii ME49 chromosome IX, whole genome shotgun sequence encodes these proteins:
- a CDS encoding tetratricopeptide repeat-containing protein (encoded by transcript TGME49_267840) yields the protein MRPPQSLDDPASLSFADLVKQQQSASSSQTEGRGDLLLAYGSCLLRKFRDKLGDALWGVLETVYLQALEFRQDRWATYCLQALQTRWRDSTRVKRLKGIALEAQGQWAAALCHYDSLLSQQPHDPLTRKRVTAALKNQGRVSECIQMLFLHLDEMATDAEAWQELGTIYASEGRLAQAAFCFEELLVHDPLNTLFLCVYAELQFGLGRFRLSRQYAAHVVSLQPQNSRALWTLILTSRNSLENACANRKGATRERVKKADRDRALNRNGTGAAAAEDELKTLLHLSLGAVRRLAGIYEKALAKGEENDDTPGGPLDSAFGAAALRRLAAHRVFFLSRAKEVNAKVGK from the exons ATGAGACCGCCTCAGTCCCTGGACGaccctgcctctctctccttcgccgaCCTCGTTAAGCAGCAACAgagcgcgtcttcctctcagACGGAAGGCCGCGGAGATCTTCTGCTCGCGTACGGctcgtgtctcctcaggAAATTCAGAGACAAACTTGGAGATGCCT tgTGGGGCGTGCTGGAGACAGTGTATCTGCAGGCGCTGGAATTCCGCCAGGATCGATGGGCCACG tATTGTCTCCAAGCTCTTCAGAcgcggtggagagacagcacacGAGTGAAGCGCCTCAAGGGCATCGCCTTGGAGGCGCAGGGTCAATGGGCCGCAGCGCTCTGTCACTACGATTCCTTGCTCAGTCAACAGCCGCATGACCCTCTAACGCGGAAACGCGTGACTGCTGCTCTGAAAAACCAA GGTCGTGTATCGGAATGCATTCAAATGCTTTTCCT GCATTTGGATGAGATGGCGACCGATGCGGAGGCGTGGCAGGAACTGGGAACGATTTACGCGAGCGAAGGGCGCCTCGCGCAGGCTGCGTTTTGCTTTGAAGAGCTGCTCGTTCACGATCCTCTTAATACCCTCTTTCTTTGTGTGTATGCAGAG CTCCAGTTCGGACTCGGCCGCTTCCGCCTGAGCCGTCAATACGCGGCGCatgtcgtctctctgcagccgcAGAACAGTCGGGCGCTGTGGACTCTGATTCTT ACGTCCAGAAACTCACtggaaaacgcatgcgccaACCGGAAGGGAGCAACTCGGGAGAGGGTGAAGAAagccgacagagacagagcgctCAACAGGAATGGCACCGGAGCTGCGGCGGCCGAAGACGAGTTGAAAACgcttcttcatctttctctgGGCGCAGTCAGAAGGCTCGCGGGGATCTACGAAAAGGCGCTGGCAAAG ggggaggaaaacgacgacACCCCAGGAGGGCCTCTGGACAGCGCGTTTGGTGCGGCCGCGCTGAGGCGTCTCGCAGCGCAtcgagtcttcttcctttccagaGCCAAGGAGGTGAATGCGAAAGTTGGAAAGTAG
- a CDS encoding hypothetical protein (encoded by transcript TGME49_267830), whose translation MRNFLRLNRTQKTTTWFCVSCSLSPLSSLTAFGVVCLSSLDENSIVFLAGFERLTLRGLSPVARPFLSTFPGAQLRQPLRAFTVCKKAASLASIPDLAVCSTRVFSRNWREAAPPFLSSFLSRLFLVFSLSTFVFLFLPRRKAKRQGTPPAKFFPGDSVWATRPAAASVEARREW comes from the coding sequence atgCGCAACTTCCTGCGCCTCAACCGCACTCAAAAGACGACAACCTGGTTCTGcgtgtcttgttctctctctcctctctcttctctcactgCCTTTGGGGTCGTCTGCCTCTCATCGCTCGACGAAAACAGCatcgttttcctcgctggTTTTGAAAGACTTACACTTCGCGGTCTTTCACCCGTTGCTCGTCCATTCTTGTCGACTTTCCCTGGCGCTCAATTGCGACAGCCTCTTCGCGCCTTCACGGTGTGCAAAAAAgcggcctctctcgcttcgatCCCCGACCTCGCTGTGTGCTCTacgcgcgttttttctcggaaCTGGCGTGAGGCCGCGCcgcctttcttgtcttcttttttgtcgcgccttttcctcgttttctccctctccacgttcgttttcctctttcttcctcgtcgtaAAGCCAAACGCCAAGGAACGCCTCCCGCGAAGTTTTTCCCCGGCGACAGTGTCTGGGCAACGCGACCGGCCGCCGCGAGTGTGGAGGCTCGGCGTGAGTGgtga